In the Desulfitibacter sp. BRH_c19 genome, one interval contains:
- a CDS encoding diaminopimelate dehydrogenase: MFKVAIVGYGNIGKFAYEAIEAAPDMQLVGVVRRSGSVGKPVPPELNNVPIVSDIRDLKEVDVALLCTPTRSVEEYGKDILELGINTVDSFDIHEKIVDLRTSFQKSAKTGNSVAVISAGWDPGSDSMIRSMFEFIAPKGITYTNFGPGMSMGHSVVVKAISGVKDALSMTIPVGTGIHRRLVYVELESNADSKAVEEAILNDPYFINDETKVFFVNDVNKLIDMGHGVLMERKGVSGYTHNQLFTFEMRINNPALTAQIMVASARASFQQKPGAYTMIEMPIIDYLYGNKEELIAKLV, translated from the coding sequence ATGTTCAAAGTAGCTATAGTAGGCTATGGAAATATTGGTAAGTTTGCTTATGAGGCAATTGAAGCTGCACCAGACATGCAATTAGTTGGTGTAGTAAGGAGATCTGGTTCTGTGGGAAAGCCTGTTCCCCCAGAGTTAAATAACGTTCCAATTGTTAGTGATATAAGAGACCTTAAAGAAGTAGATGTAGCTCTTTTATGCACACCAACACGTTCTGTAGAGGAATATGGTAAAGACATTTTAGAACTGGGTATTAATACTGTGGATAGTTTTGATATCCACGAAAAAATTGTTGATCTTCGCACATCATTCCAAAAAAGTGCAAAAACAGGTAATTCAGTAGCAGTTATTTCAGCAGGATGGGACCCGGGGAGCGATTCCATGATACGATCTATGTTTGAATTCATAGCACCCAAGGGAATTACATATACAAATTTCGGGCCAGGAATGAGTATGGGTCACTCAGTAGTAGTTAAAGCTATTTCCGGTGTTAAAGATGCTTTATCAATGACAATTCCTGTTGGGACAGGCATTCATAGAAGACTCGTTTATGTTGAGTTAGAAAGCAATGCAGATTCAAAAGCTGTAGAAGAAGCAATCTTAAATGACCCTTACTTTATAAATGATGAAACAAAGGTTTTCTTTGTTAATGATGTTAACAAGCTTATAGATATGGGTCATGGTGTTTTAATGGAACGTAAGGGTGTTTCAGGATATACTCATAATCAATTATTTACATTTGAAATGAGAATAAACAATCCAGCCCTTACTGCTCAAATTATGGTTGCATCAGCAAGGGCTAGCTTTCAACAAAAACCTGGTGCTTATACAATGATAGAAATGCCTATAATTGATTATTTATATGGCAATAAAGAAGAATTAATTGCAAAACTAGTATAG